A stretch of Acidimicrobiia bacterium DNA encodes these proteins:
- the astB gene encoding N-succinylarginine dihydrolase, which produces MTVEANFDGLVGPTHNYGGLGSGNLASVSNAQSVSNPRQAALQGLAKAMALADLGLTQGILPPHERPYLPRLRQDGLTGNDDQVLFHAANRTPHLLQTYSSAAAMWTANAATVSPSADTTDGRVHFTPANLVAQPHRSIEGPVTARILRAVFPNRTYFQHHPPLPVGMNFTDEGAANHTRLARSYGEPGVELFVWGRKANDFTADPYLPRQSYEASAEVARLHGVLRPVFAKQHPAAIAAGVFHNDVIAVGDRDLFLHHELAFADPDLIERLRGSFGDGLIVHTISDEQVPLADAIGSYVFNSQLVTIEGRRVLVAPDDVDNYPNVRATIEAIDEIDEIVTFDLRQSMRNGGGPACLRLRVVLTDDELANTNQACLLTPDLFSDLTDWVHRYYRDRLTPDDLGDYQLLAESRAALDELTGILHLGEIYDFQKTE; this is translated from the coding sequence TTGACGGTCGAAGCGAACTTTGACGGGCTGGTCGGCCCAACCCACAACTACGGCGGCCTCGGATCAGGGAACCTGGCCTCGGTATCGAACGCCCAATCGGTCAGTAACCCCCGACAAGCCGCTCTCCAGGGCTTGGCCAAAGCCATGGCCCTGGCGGACCTCGGACTCACCCAGGGAATCCTGCCGCCCCACGAGAGGCCCTATCTGCCGAGGCTGCGACAGGACGGGCTAACCGGCAACGACGACCAAGTGCTGTTCCATGCGGCCAACCGGACCCCTCACCTTCTCCAGACCTACTCGTCGGCGGCCGCCATGTGGACCGCCAATGCAGCCACCGTCTCGCCGTCTGCCGATACCACCGACGGTCGCGTTCATTTCACTCCGGCCAACCTGGTTGCCCAACCGCACCGTTCAATCGAAGGACCGGTGACCGCCCGGATACTCAGAGCCGTTTTTCCGAACCGCACCTATTTTCAACACCATCCCCCGCTTCCGGTAGGCATGAATTTCACTGACGAAGGCGCCGCCAATCACACCCGTCTGGCTCGCTCGTACGGCGAGCCCGGCGTTGAATTGTTCGTCTGGGGACGTAAAGCCAACGATTTCACGGCCGATCCCTACCTCCCAAGACAGAGCTACGAAGCATCCGCGGAAGTGGCTCGCCTTCATGGAGTACTCCGGCCGGTCTTCGCCAAGCAGCATCCCGCCGCCATTGCAGCCGGAGTCTTCCACAACGACGTCATCGCGGTTGGGGATCGTGATCTTTTCCTTCACCACGAGCTGGCCTTCGCCGATCCCGACCTCATTGAACGTCTCAGAGGCTCTTTTGGGGACGGGCTGATCGTGCATACGATCAGCGACGAGCAGGTCCCACTGGCGGATGCAATCGGCTCCTATGTCTTCAACAGTCAGCTCGTCACCATCGAAGGCCGACGGGTGCTCGTCGCCCCGGACGACGTCGACAACTATCCGAACGTTCGCGCCACTATCGAGGCTATCGACGAAATTGACGAAATCGTAACGTTCGACCTCCGCCAATCCATGCGTAATGGTGGTGGGCCGGCCTGTCTCAGGTTGCGAGTGGTCCTCACCGATGACGAGCTGGCCAACACCAACCAGGCTTGCCTACTTACGCCCGATCTGTTCAGTGACTTGACCGACTGGGTGCATCGGTACTACCGCGACCGGTTGACGCCCGACGACCTCGGGGATTATCAGCTACTTGCCGAATCAAGAGCGGCGCTCGACGAACTCACCGGAATTCTTCATCTCGGTGAGATTTACGACTTTCAGAAAACGGAATAA
- a CDS encoding acyl-CoA dehydrogenase family protein, whose translation MTTNSIFLSEDHLAVREQTLRFIDDFVRPDGAQWEEAGMVPREVLQKMGAIGFFGLRVPERLGGVGYGPLTSAIFAEALGSSTFSGFAATVLVHTDMASPHLLHAGTEEQIARYLPRILTGEIITAIAVTEADAGSDVAGMRSSAKRDGDGWRLNGSKMFITNGVYGNLIFVAARTNPQASGHQGITMFILEPGMDGFSVGRKLDKHGWRSSDTAELIFDDVWVPAENILGEVDKGFYAIMENFQNERLVLAALAVGEAQEALDLTYDHTQNRKAFGSTLFDKQTIRHRLAMLQGRVDALRTFAYDTAWRFEQGQEVVKPVSELKALAGELVNDVMYTCQQFHGGMGYMTESPIERMYRDARIGAIGGGATEIMLEEVAKRSYRQ comes from the coding sequence ATGACCACGAACTCCATTTTTCTCAGTGAGGATCACCTCGCGGTCCGTGAACAAACCCTCCGATTCATCGATGACTTTGTTCGACCCGACGGTGCCCAATGGGAGGAAGCCGGCATGGTTCCCCGCGAGGTTCTTCAGAAGATGGGAGCCATCGGCTTTTTCGGTTTGCGGGTGCCCGAACGGCTTGGCGGAGTGGGCTATGGCCCACTTACCTCAGCCATATTCGCCGAGGCTTTGGGGTCTTCGACGTTCTCGGGGTTCGCGGCGACGGTTTTGGTTCACACGGACATGGCGTCGCCGCATCTACTCCATGCGGGTACCGAAGAGCAGATCGCCCGCTACTTGCCGCGGATTCTCACGGGAGAGATCATCACCGCAATCGCGGTGACCGAGGCCGATGCCGGGTCAGATGTGGCTGGCATGCGCAGTTCGGCGAAACGTGACGGCGACGGATGGCGGCTGAACGGGTCAAAAATGTTCATAACGAACGGGGTGTACGGCAACCTGATCTTCGTTGCCGCCCGTACCAACCCGCAGGCCTCAGGCCATCAGGGGATCACCATGTTCATCCTGGAACCGGGGATGGATGGTTTCTCGGTGGGTCGGAAGTTGGATAAGCACGGTTGGCGCTCATCGGACACGGCCGAACTCATTTTTGACGATGTTTGGGTTCCGGCCGAAAACATACTTGGTGAGGTCGACAAAGGCTTCTACGCCATCATGGAGAACTTCCAGAACGAGCGCCTCGTTCTAGCCGCTCTGGCCGTCGGAGAGGCCCAGGAAGCCCTTGATTTGACCTACGACCACACCCAGAATCGAAAGGCATTCGGATCGACCCTATTCGACAAGCAAACGATCCGTCACCGTTTGGCGATGCTCCAGGGACGGGTCGATGCGCTTCGCACCTTTGCCTACGACACGGCCTGGCGGTTCGAACAGGGCCAGGAAGTCGTAAAGCCCGTGTCGGAGCTGAAAGCCCTGGCCGGGGAACTGGTCAATGACGTCATGTATACGTGCCAGCAGTTCCATGGCGGGATGGGTTATATGACAGAGTCCCCGATCGAACGTATGTATCGCGACGCTCGAATCGGGGCGATCGGTGGCGGAGCTACCGAGATCATGCTCGAAGAGGTCGCTAAGCGTTCCTATCGGCAGTAG
- the astD gene encoding succinylglutamate-semialdehyde dehydrogenase, translating into MMDIDGSLYINGLWTRGTSDVFRSTNPASGEELWEGSAASGRDVALAVKAARGAAPTWSTAHAIDERIAIVTRFREAIKEHADALANLITAETGKARWETTGEVAAMAAKVDISLAAYHERTGITTRTAGSATSTTRHKPHGVLAVFGPYNFPGHLPNGHIVPALIAGNTVVFKPSELTPAVGELTARIWESVGLPPGVLNLIQGALTTGQSLSAHGDVDGLLFTGSATTGAYLHQQFAGNPGKVLALEMGGNNPLIFADASDLDAAVRNTIQSAFVSSGQRCTCARRLMVPLTETGDRFLDQLIDATSRIVVGEPTGDVFMGPVISDLAAQRLLDGYGSLAGAGAEILLPMTSLPLGNSYLSPGIVDATGLALPDEEHFGPLLTVYRYRDFEEAIELANHTRFGLAAGLFTEDPALYEQFWEASTAGIVNWNRPLTGASSAAPFGGTGSSGNHRPSAYYAADYVAYPVASLESPELERLDLPGLR; encoded by the coding sequence AGGGGAACCAGCGATGTTTTTCGTTCCACGAATCCTGCCTCCGGTGAGGAGTTATGGGAAGGGAGCGCGGCATCGGGTCGGGATGTCGCCCTGGCGGTGAAGGCCGCGAGAGGTGCCGCACCAACCTGGTCGACAGCTCACGCCATTGATGAGCGCATCGCCATCGTCACGAGGTTCAGGGAAGCCATCAAAGAGCATGCCGATGCGCTCGCCAACTTGATCACTGCCGAGACCGGAAAGGCTCGCTGGGAAACGACCGGCGAGGTCGCCGCGATGGCCGCCAAGGTCGACATCAGCCTGGCCGCCTATCACGAGCGAACCGGGATCACGACACGAACGGCGGGTTCGGCGACCTCTACCACCAGGCACAAACCCCACGGGGTCCTCGCCGTCTTCGGTCCGTACAACTTCCCCGGTCACTTGCCGAATGGTCATATCGTTCCAGCTTTGATCGCCGGAAACACCGTCGTCTTCAAACCAAGCGAGCTAACTCCGGCAGTTGGAGAGTTGACTGCCCGAATCTGGGAATCGGTCGGCCTCCCCCCTGGCGTGCTGAATCTGATCCAAGGGGCTCTTACCACCGGCCAGTCATTGTCCGCTCACGGTGATGTCGACGGGCTCTTGTTCACGGGTAGCGCCACGACCGGCGCTTACCTACATCAACAATTCGCAGGAAATCCCGGCAAAGTTCTCGCACTCGAAATGGGTGGCAACAACCCGCTGATCTTCGCGGACGCTTCGGACCTCGACGCGGCCGTACGAAACACGATTCAGTCTGCGTTTGTAAGCTCGGGCCAGCGTTGTACCTGCGCCCGTCGGCTGATGGTCCCGCTCACCGAGACGGGCGATCGGTTTCTCGATCAGCTCATCGACGCCACGTCGCGGATCGTCGTCGGCGAACCAACGGGTGACGTCTTCATGGGGCCGGTGATATCGGATCTCGCCGCGCAACGACTCCTGGACGGATACGGGTCCCTCGCCGGGGCAGGCGCAGAGATTCTGTTGCCGATGACCAGCTTGCCTCTTGGTAATAGCTACCTCTCGCCTGGCATTGTCGATGCGACCGGTCTGGCACTACCCGACGAAGAACACTTCGGTCCGCTCCTCACGGTCTATCGGTATCGCGATTTTGAAGAGGCGATCGAACTCGCCAACCACACCCGGTTTGGTTTGGCCGCCGGTCTCTTCACCGAAGATCCGGCACTCTACGAGCAGTTTTGGGAAGCTTCGACCGCCGGAATCGTCAATTGGAACAGACCACTCACCGGTGCATCAAGCGCAGCACCGTTCGGCGGAACGGGCAGCAGCGGCAACCATCGACCCTCGGCGTATTACGCCGCCGACTACGTGGCCTACCCGGTTGCCTCCCTGGAATCGCCAGAACTGGAGCGCCTTGACCTGCCGGGCCTACGTTGA
- the trxA gene encoding thioredoxin, with the protein MATVNVTKDTMESTIDENDIVIVDFWAEWCGPCKSFAPTFEKASNDHPDIVFAKVDTEAEQELAGSFGIRSIPTLMIFRENVVLFNQAGALPPAALSDIISQVKDLDMEAIHKEIAEQTGAEGHSHEDEHDHAGHNH; encoded by the coding sequence GTGGCCACCGTCAACGTAACCAAAGACACCATGGAATCGACCATCGACGAAAACGACATTGTCATCGTTGACTTCTGGGCCGAATGGTGTGGTCCATGTAAGTCGTTCGCACCGACCTTCGAAAAGGCCTCCAACGACCATCCTGATATCGTGTTCGCTAAGGTCGACACCGAGGCCGAGCAGGAACTGGCTGGGTCGTTTGGTATCCGGTCGATTCCCACCCTCATGATCTTCCGTGAGAATGTCGTTTTGTTCAACCAGGCCGGAGCCTTACCGCCGGCTGCGTTGTCGGACATCATCTCCCAGGTCAAAGACCTCGACATGGAGGCGATCCACAAGGAGATCGCCGAGCAGACCGGCGCCGAGGGACATAGCCACGAAGACGAGCACGATCACGCCGGCCACAACCACTGA